Proteins encoded together in one Accipiter gentilis chromosome 16, bAccGen1.1, whole genome shotgun sequence window:
- the ANKRD33 gene encoding photoreceptor ankyrin repeat protein, translating into MTDACGGGEHAAAPTSSLDASDPELYYEEEEEEKESEPSDTGSIFSDDSVYPCYELSPGAGGAGDLSLYQCCARNDAKLVQERLEHGVTRSEATELDVNGRNGLMVACYKGFIDIVPLLQKCPYINVNQQDKDGNTALMMAAQAGHITIVNYLLNYYPALEVDKRDPRGLTALMKAAVQGRHDCVAALLLAGADLQAVDPIKGKTAREWAAFTGRFETTVRIRSLLQRPRAEQFGSQYRPEWPALAELVARALSPKSRGKRLSEKIQSMFTFSFPHDPKEDGVMDHMVRMTTSLASPFVATACQTVCPDSPPEVGKRRLSVPEILGQHMPDPDAEPESTSCLSTGASSCNGQAMSEIRLLPPRRPAGGLLRFLPLWLRRGNSIFPGEPVPKIKVSKDSCPPASSRERRQRGKDKNLLQPPKWKYKELKEEKKAAKEAKNEEKKKKGGKRR; encoded by the exons ATGACAGATGCCTGTGGTGGAGGAGAACATGCTGCAGCCCCCACTTCCAGCCTGGATGCCTCCGACCCGGAGCTGTAttatgaggaggaggaggaggagaaggagtcaGAACCCTCAGACACCGGCAGCATCTTCTCCGACGACTCCGTCTACCCTTGCTATGAGCTCTCCCCgggggctggtggtgctggggacCTCAGCCTCTACCAGTGCTGCGCCAGGAACGATGCCAAGCTGGTGCAGGAGAGGCTGGAGCACGGGGTGACCCGGAGTGAGGCCACAGAACTGGATGTCAACGGGAGG AACGGGCTGATGGTCGCCTGCTACAAGGGCTTCATTGATATCGTGCCCCTGCTGCAGAAGTGCCCCTACATAAATGTCAACCAGCAGGACAAAGACGGGAACACGGCCCTCATGATGGCAGCCCAGGCAG GACACATCACCATCGTCAACTACCTCCTCAACTACTACCCCGCGCTCGAGGTGGACAAGCGAGACCCTCGGGGCCTGACGGCGCTGATGAAGGCTGCGGTGCAGGGGCGGCATGACTGCGTGGCCGCACTGCTCCTGGCCG GAGCAGATCTGCAAGCAGTGGATCCCATCAAGGGGAAGACGGCCAGGGAGTGGGCAGCCTTCACCGGCCGCTTCGAGACGACCGTGCGGATCCGGAGTCTCCTGCAGCGCCCGCGGGCGGAGCAGTTCGGCAGCCAGTACCGGCCCgagtggccggccctggccgagTTGGTGGCCAGggcactgagccccaaatccagGGGCAAGAGGCTGTCGGAGAAGATCCAATCCATGTTCACCTTCAGCTTCCCCCACGACCCCAAGGAGGATGGCGTGATGGACCACATGGTGAGGATGACCACTTCCCTTGCCAGCCCCTTCGTGGCCACTGCTTGCCAAACTGTCTGCCCCGACAGCCCCCCTGAGGTGGGCAAGCGCAGACTGTCCGTGCCGGAGATCCTCGGGCAGCACATGCCGGATCCAGATGCTGAGCCAGAATCCACTTCATGCCTCAGCACCGGCGCATCCTCTTGTAATGGCCAAGCCATGTCGGAGATCCGGCTCCTACCACCACGCCGGCCGGCCGGTGGGCTCCTGAGATTCCTGCCCCTGTGGCTGCGGCGTGGGAACAGCATCTTCCCTGGAGAGCCTGTCCCAAAAATCAAAGTGAGCAAAGACTCCTGCCCACCTGCCAGCTCGAGGGAGCGGAGGCAGCGAGGGAAGGACAAGAACCTGCTGCAGCCACCCAAATGGAAGTACAAGGAgctgaaggaggagaagaaagcagcCAAGGAGGCAAAGAacgaggagaaaaagaagaaaggggggaagagacGCTAA
- the ACVRL1 gene encoding serine/threonine-protein kinase receptor R3, with product MTCHQLPARLGKMLQTPGRKMPCGACGRAVLALMTFSIGFAADELLCVCDVPHCSLPTCTGRVCFVSKRKEEGTITQHKGCFSQNILENCHTPVTEQYGMRCCDSSMCNAELEIFLQGEEALGKAPSLPNLLLMIFVPLLALLILVALTALFCWKVAQHRHQKSDLGDTDLMLKASMVGDSTLEDLLNDDCTTGSGSGLPFLVQRTVARQITLVECVGKGRYGEVWRGVWHGESVAVKIFSSRDEQSWFRETEIYNTVLLRHDNILGFIASDMTSRNSSTQLWLITHYHENGSLYDYLQRTALDVETCLGLASSIICGLVHLHVEIFGTQGKPAIAHRDLKSRNILVKSNRQCCIADLGLAVMHSQGSDYLDIGNNPRVGTKRYMAPEVLSEQIRTDCFESYKKTDIWAYGLVLWEITRRTVVNGIVEEYRPPFFDAVPSDPSFEDMKKVVCIDQQTPVIPNRLFSDSVLSALAKIMKECWYQSPSARLTALRIKKTLKKLNNSLEKPKPEQ from the exons ATGACTTGCCATCagctcccagccaggctggggaagATGCTCCAGACGCCAGGAAG GAAAATGCCGTGTGGAGCCTGTGGCCGGGCGGTGCTGGCACTGATGACCTTCTCCATCGGCTTCGCAGCTG ACGAGTTGCTGTGCGTCTGCGACGTGCCACACTGCAGCCTGCCCACCTGCACGGGCCGGGTGTGCTTCGTCAgcaagaggaaggaggaagggaccATCACCCAGCAcaagggctgcttctcccagaaCATCCTGGAGAACTGCCACACGCCCGTGACGGAGCAGTACGGCATGAGGTGCTGCGACTCCAGCATGTGCAATGCTGAGCTGGAGATCTTTCTGCAAG GAGAAGAGGCCCTGGGAAAGGCACCTTCCCTACCCAACCTCCTCCTGATGATCTTCGTTCCGCTGCTCGCCCTCCTCATCCTCGTGGCGCTCACAGCGCTCTTCTGCTGGAAGGTGGCCCAGCATCGCCACCAGAAAAGCGACTTGGGCGACACAGACCTCATGCTGAAGGCATCCATGGTGGGAGACAGCACTTTAGAG GACTTGCTGAACGATGACTGCACCACAGGCAGCGGCTCGGGGCTGCCTTTCCTCGTCCAGCGAACAGTGGCTCGGCAGATCACCCTCGTGGAGTGTGTGG GCAAAGGACGCTATGGCGAGGTGTGGCGAGGTGTGTGGCACGGGGAGAGCGTGGCCGTGAAGATCTTCTCTTCCCGCGACGAGCAGTCGTGGTTCCGTGAGACTGAGATCTACAACACTGTCCTCCTCCGGCACGACAACATCCTGG GTTTCATCGCCTCCGACATGACGTCGAGGAACTCCAGCACCCAGCTCTGGCTCATCACGCACTACCACGAGAATGGCTCGCTCTACGACTACCTGCAGAGGACGGCTCTGGATGTGGAGACTTGCCTGGGGTTGGCCTCCTCCATCATCTGCGGCCTCGTCCACCTCCACGTGGAGATCTTTGGCACCCAGGGCAAGCCCGCCATTGCCCACCGTGACCTAAAGAGCAGGAACATCTTGGTGAAAAGCAACCGGCAGTGCTGCATTGCAGACCTGG GGCTGGCCGTCATGCACTCCCAAGGCAGCGACTACCTGGACATCGGCAACAACCCCCGGGTGGGCACCAAGCGCTACATGGCCCCAGAAGTGCTCAGCGAACAGATCCGCACCGACTGCTTCGAGTCCTACAAGAAGACGGACATCTGGGCGTATGGGCTGGTGCTCTGGGAGATCACCCGGAGGACGGTGGTGAATG GCATCGTGGAGGAGTACCGGCCGCCCTTCTTCGACGCCGTCCCCAGCGACCCCAGCTTCGAGGacatgaagaaggtggtgtgcaTCGACCAGCAGACCCCCGTGATCCCCAACCGCCTCTTCTCCGATTCG GTTTTGTCGGCGCTGGCAAAGATCATGAAGGAGTGCTGGTACCAGAGCCCCTCGGCCCGCCTCACCGCCCTGCGGATTAAAAAGACGCTGAAAAAGTTGAACAATTCCCTGGAAAAGCCCAAGCCAGAGCAGTGA